In Laspinema palackyanum D2c, the following are encoded in one genomic region:
- a CDS encoding peroxiredoxin family protein, whose protein sequence is MLTSTDFRGLLNQRFFNNFLPVPALNKLYPAVCPPDFQLPHVNGEGSIRLSEYREKQPVILYFTRIFTEKQYCPLCFPHIKAINTAYEQFVEAGAEVLLITSTDERQSQIVIRDLGLKMPVLCDPSCLVFRAYGTGQALGAPLPAQYLLDIEGKLRFKHLFSFLEPNAQVSRLLEQLQEIKLQQPAGV, encoded by the coding sequence ATGTTGACATCTACGGATTTTAGAGGATTACTCAATCAACGCTTTTTCAATAATTTTCTGCCGGTTCCTGCCCTCAATAAACTCTACCCAGCAGTTTGCCCCCCTGACTTTCAACTTCCTCATGTCAATGGGGAGGGTTCGATTCGCCTTTCTGAATACCGCGAAAAACAACCTGTTATTCTCTATTTTACTCGAATTTTTACGGAAAAACAATATTGCCCTCTCTGTTTTCCTCACATTAAAGCCATAAATACGGCTTATGAGCAATTTGTAGAAGCGGGTGCGGAAGTGTTATTAATCACCAGTACCGATGAACGTCAATCTCAAATTGTCATCCGGGATTTGGGCTTAAAAATGCCGGTGTTGTGCGACCCGAGTTGTTTAGTGTTCCGGGCGTATGGGACGGGACAAGCTTTGGGTGCACCGTTACCAGCACAGTATTTACTGGATATTGAGGGCAAGTTACGGTTTAAGCATCTGTTTTCATTTTTAGAACCCAATGCTCAAGTGAGCCGCTTGTTAGAGCAGTTACAGGAAATTAAGTTGCAACAACCGGCGGGGGTTTAA
- a CDS encoding response regulator: protein MKLRKKILIIVGTTLLGLNVVLYATASSILLGDFKELEQKVVHQDAVRGLQSLQQTLNELESIARYHAEWDDTYSFITPGDPNYVNSNFGNETFLQLNLNLLLILDEQRKPVFSKAFDFQQKVEIPMPGVIQDLASAYQQQLEKKFTETGHYNHPISGIVLLPQGPALIAAQSILTSQGEGPYRGTLWVGRFLNQPEIDRLADLTQLSLLIYPMSALPPELDGVRTQLEESNPSATPSEPFQRMDLGGLRGRSPIVVKALSETEMAAYTAIPAIASNNRLLLQVTHNREIYAKGKTSVRYFIGALLGVSLGFSGLTLLLFEKLVLSRLTVLTRKVERIGDKGDLSMRVKIVGHDELSSLGMTINGMLKALQESQYKLRESEERYRLMAENSTDMISRHTPKGKFIYVSPACHSLLGYEPDELIGFNLYDFFHPEDAKTLAKSYLAMVKGQVSYTVSYRIRHKYGHYLWFESTSRTVRNPQTEEIEELVAISRDITERHQTDEELRESEASIRALYKITSSRKLRFEQRLQRLLVMGKRRFGLSVAILSRIKGDRYEIIAVESPDNTLQPGDRFSLSQTYCRETLRLKEPLYFESVSVTRWHSKPTQTPFPQEAYIGTRVIVGGKIYGTLSFSSSTPLGRPFKAVDKELLKLMAQWIGSEIERRAAAADLARARDEALAATRAKSEFLATMSHEIRTPMNAVIGMTGLLLDTNLNPEQRDFVETVRASGDALLTIINDILDFSKIESGKLDLEQQPFNLRSCIEDSLDLLASRAAEKGVELAYLIEPSTPEMIIGDVTRVRQILVNLLSNAVKFTEKGEVVVSVSASTIHPQQAVGIGTDRLILKDQETENGHLPQDLIQDLSTRTPPCQIQFTVSDTGIGIPPERMNRLFKSFSQVDSSTTREYGGTGLGLAISKRLSELMGGRMWVVSGEGVGGDPDPAFQWPIAPAIPDNFSPLPDPEQSIFTLTDAKSAHPDTPPTGSTFYFTVMATPAVNPLPVDLNGTQPSLAGKRVLIVDDNATNRQILTRQALFWGMKPKAASSAREALDWLQNSETFDIAILDMQMPQMDGITLASYIRGIVKNREFPLVMLTSIGRQEVDLPHKVPFAAFLNKPIKQSYLYNVLAGIFGGVPILSRPTLMNALAIDPQMAQQKPLRILLAEDHLVNQKVALQILHRLGYRADVAGNGIEVLQALDRQHYDVVLMDVHMPEMDGLAATRQICQDARDGRLLHKPRIIAMTANAMQGDRELCLEAGMDDYISKPIRMPELVEALALCPLDSDPSALMMPTLSPGDSDASKSKLSGSDPENPPGSPSKAIAEPVLNQAMLASLRDIEALEEVIEIYLQESPKLIDLLTVAIAQDDSFELQEAAHSLKSTSAAVGAMSLADLSQQLESIGRSHHNTQTPPPPEVTDIFSDLIMEYQRVKTALNWELEQGEST, encoded by the coding sequence ATGAAATTGCGAAAGAAAATACTGATTATAGTCGGCACGACCTTGTTAGGTCTAAATGTCGTGCTGTACGCTACAGCATCGAGTATTTTACTGGGAGACTTCAAAGAATTAGAACAGAAAGTCGTCCATCAAGATGCAGTCCGAGGCTTACAGTCCCTCCAGCAGACCCTTAACGAACTGGAATCCATCGCTCGCTATCATGCGGAATGGGACGATACTTACAGCTTTATCACCCCGGGAGACCCCAATTACGTTAACTCCAATTTTGGCAATGAAACCTTCCTTCAATTAAATCTGAATCTGTTGCTAATCCTGGACGAACAAAGAAAACCTGTTTTTAGCAAAGCCTTTGATTTCCAACAAAAGGTAGAAATCCCTATGCCAGGGGTCATTCAAGATTTAGCCTCGGCTTATCAACAACAACTTGAGAAAAAATTCACCGAAACCGGACACTACAACCACCCCATCAGTGGCATAGTCCTCCTCCCCCAGGGACCGGCCCTGATTGCGGCTCAATCCATTCTCACCAGTCAAGGAGAGGGTCCGTACCGGGGGACTTTATGGGTCGGACGCTTTCTGAATCAGCCGGAGATCGATCGCCTCGCGGATCTGACCCAATTATCCCTTTTGATTTATCCGATGAGTGCTTTGCCACCGGAATTAGACGGGGTGAGAACTCAGTTAGAGGAGTCGAACCCATCGGCAACTCCCTCAGAACCATTCCAGAGGATGGATTTAGGGGGACTTCGGGGGCGATCGCCCATCGTGGTCAAAGCCCTCAGCGAGACAGAAATGGCCGCCTATACCGCCATCCCAGCGATCGCCAGCAATAACCGTTTACTCCTGCAAGTCACCCACAATCGCGAGATTTACGCCAAAGGTAAAACCAGCGTCCGCTATTTTATCGGGGCTCTGTTAGGGGTAAGTCTCGGGTTTAGTGGTCTAACCCTGCTCTTATTTGAAAAATTAGTCCTCTCGCGACTGACGGTGCTCACCCGAAAAGTTGAACGCATCGGCGACAAAGGGGACCTGTCCATGCGCGTTAAAATTGTAGGTCATGATGAACTTTCTAGTTTAGGGATGACCATCAACGGGATGCTCAAAGCCCTGCAAGAGTCCCAGTATAAGCTCAGAGAAAGTGAAGAACGCTATCGCTTAATGGCGGAAAACTCCACCGACATGATTTCCCGCCATACACCAAAAGGCAAGTTTATTTATGTCTCCCCCGCTTGCCATTCGTTATTGGGATATGAACCCGACGAACTGATCGGCTTTAACCTCTATGACTTTTTCCATCCCGAGGATGCCAAGACCCTAGCCAAATCTTACTTGGCAATGGTCAAGGGTCAAGTCAGTTATACGGTTAGCTACCGGATCCGCCATAAATATGGTCATTACCTGTGGTTTGAAAGTACCAGTCGCACGGTTCGCAATCCCCAGACTGAAGAAATCGAAGAATTAGTCGCCATTTCCCGGGATATCACCGAACGCCATCAAACGGATGAGGAACTGCGGGAAAGTGAAGCCTCGATTCGAGCGCTTTATAAAATCACATCTTCGCGTAAACTCAGATTTGAGCAACGGTTGCAACGGTTACTGGTCATGGGAAAACGGCGGTTTGGGTTAAGCGTGGCGATTTTATCTCGGATTAAAGGCGATCGCTATGAAATCATCGCGGTTGAATCCCCGGACAATACCCTCCAACCGGGCGATCGCTTCTCCTTGAGTCAAACCTACTGTCGCGAAACCCTCCGCCTCAAAGAACCCCTCTATTTTGAATCCGTCAGTGTCACGCGCTGGCACAGCAAACCCACCCAAACCCCCTTTCCCCAAGAAGCCTATATTGGGACAAGGGTGATTGTCGGGGGCAAAATCTATGGCACTCTCAGCTTTTCCAGTAGCACCCCCCTGGGACGCCCGTTTAAAGCCGTGGATAAAGAACTGCTCAAACTCATGGCTCAATGGATTGGCAGTGAAATCGAGCGTCGGGCTGCCGCTGCGGATTTAGCCCGGGCTAGAGACGAGGCCCTCGCTGCCACTCGCGCTAAAAGCGAATTTCTCGCCACCATGAGCCACGAAATCCGCACTCCCATGAATGCGGTCATTGGCATGACTGGATTACTCCTGGATACAAACCTCAACCCCGAACAGCGCGATTTTGTCGAAACCGTCCGCGCCAGTGGGGATGCCCTGCTCACCATTATTAACGATATCCTCGACTTCTCCAAAATTGAGTCCGGGAAACTCGACCTAGAACAGCAACCCTTTAACCTGCGCTCTTGCATTGAAGATTCCCTAGATTTACTCGCCTCCAGAGCCGCCGAAAAAGGAGTAGAGTTGGCCTATCTCATCGAACCCTCGACTCCGGAAATGATTATCGGCGATGTCACCCGAGTCCGTCAAATCTTGGTGAATTTGCTCAGTAATGCGGTGAAATTCACGGAAAAAGGGGAAGTGGTCGTCTCGGTGAGTGCTTCGACTATTCACCCGCAACAGGCGGTAGGAATTGGGACTGACCGTTTAATCCTCAAGGATCAGGAGACGGAGAACGGTCATCTCCCCCAGGATCTGATCCAGGATCTCAGCACCAGGACCCCCCCCTGTCAAATCCAATTTACCGTGTCCGATACCGGCATTGGCATTCCCCCAGAACGGATGAATCGGCTGTTTAAGTCGTTTTCCCAGGTGGATTCCTCAACCACTCGCGAGTATGGTGGCACGGGGTTGGGTTTAGCCATCAGCAAGCGTCTGAGCGAATTGATGGGGGGTCGGATGTGGGTGGTCAGTGGCGAGGGAGTCGGTGGCGACCCGGACCCGGCCTTTCAATGGCCGATCGCCCCTGCCATTCCTGACAACTTCTCCCCTCTTCCCGACCCCGAGCAAAGTATCTTTACCTTGACCGATGCCAAATCCGCTCATCCCGATACCCCACCCACTGGCTCGACATTCTATTTCACCGTGATGGCAACTCCCGCAGTCAATCCTTTGCCGGTGGACCTAAATGGCACTCAACCGTCTTTGGCGGGTAAGCGGGTGCTGATTGTGGATGATAATGCCACAAATCGCCAAATTTTAACCCGTCAAGCCTTGTTTTGGGGCATGAAGCCCAAGGCAGCGAGTTCGGCCCGGGAAGCCCTAGATTGGCTGCAAAATTCGGAAACCTTTGACATTGCCATTCTGGATATGCAAATGCCTCAAATGGATGGGATTACCCTAGCGTCCTACATCCGAGGAATTGTCAAAAATCGTGAATTCCCCCTGGTGATGCTGACTTCTATAGGGAGACAGGAAGTAGACTTGCCTCATAAGGTCCCCTTTGCTGCGTTTCTAAATAAACCGATTAAACAATCCTATCTGTACAATGTGTTGGCGGGAATTTTTGGGGGAGTGCCGATTCTTTCTCGTCCGACTCTTATGAACGCCCTCGCCATTGACCCCCAGATGGCTCAACAAAAACCGTTACGCATTTTGTTGGCGGAGGATCATTTAGTCAATCAAAAGGTGGCCCTGCAAATTTTGCATCGGTTGGGGTATCGCGCTGATGTGGCGGGGAATGGGATTGAAGTGTTGCAAGCATTGGACCGGCAACATTATGATGTGGTCCTGATGGATGTTCATATGCCGGAAATGGATGGGTTGGCGGCAACTCGGCAAATTTGTCAAGATGCCCGAGATGGCCGACTGCTGCACAAACCGCGAATTATTGCGATGACGGCGAATGCGATGCAGGGCGATCGCGAACTCTGTCTGGAAGCGGGGATGGATGACTATATCAGTAAGCCGATCCGAATGCCGGAATTGGTGGAAGCCCTGGCCCTCTGTCCGTTGGATTCCGACCCTTCCGCGCTGATGATGCCGACTTTATCCCCAGGGGATTCGGATGCTTCCAAGTCGAAATTATCCGGGTCTGACCCCGAAAATCCTCCGGGTTCGCCGTCCAAGGCGATCGCAGAGCCGGTTCTGAATCAGGCCATGTTAGCCTCGTTACGCGATATTGAGGCTCTTGAAGAGGTGATCGAGATTTATTTACAGGAGTCTCCCAAGCTGATTGACCTGCTCACGGTGGCGATCGCCCAGGATGATAGTTTTGAACTGCAAGAAGCAGCGCACTCGCTGAAATCAACGAGTGCGGCAGTGGGTGCAATGAGTTTGGCCGATCTGAGTCAGCAACTTGAATCGATTGGGCGATCGCATCACAACACCCAAACCCCTCCCCCCCCAGAAGTTACCGATATTTTCTCTGACCTGATTATGGAATACCAACGGGTCAAAACGGCACTGAATTGGGAACTGGAACAGGGGGAATCTACCTAG
- a CDS encoding peroxiredoxin, translating into MTEGCIRVGQQAPDFTATAVVDQEFKTIKLSDYRGKYVVLFFYPLDFTFVCPTEITAFSDSHGNFSQLNTEVLGVSVDSEFSHLAWIQTDRKSGGLGDLNYPLVSDIKKEISSAYNVLDPEAGIALRGLFIIDKDGVIQHATINNLAFGRNVEETLRILQAIQHVQTHPDEVCPAGWQPGAKTMNPDPKKSKEFFAAI; encoded by the coding sequence ATGACCGAAGGATGTATCCGCGTCGGCCAACAGGCCCCCGACTTCACCGCCACTGCCGTTGTGGATCAAGAGTTCAAAACCATCAAACTCTCCGACTACCGGGGTAAATATGTGGTGTTGTTCTTCTATCCCCTGGACTTTACCTTTGTCTGTCCGACGGAAATTACCGCTTTTAGCGACAGTCATGGAAACTTCAGCCAACTGAACACCGAAGTGTTGGGTGTGTCTGTTGACAGTGAATTTTCTCACCTGGCTTGGATCCAGACCGATCGCAAATCTGGGGGTCTCGGCGACTTGAACTATCCTCTGGTTTCCGATATCAAGAAGGAAATTAGTTCCGCTTACAATGTCCTCGATCCTGAAGCAGGAATCGCTCTGCGTGGACTCTTTATCATCGACAAAGACGGTGTGATCCAGCACGCCACTATCAATAACCTGGCATTTGGCCGTAATGTCGAAGAAACTCTGCGGATTCTGCAAGCTATCCAGCACGTTCAAACTCACCCCGATGAAGTTTGTCCGGCAGGTTGGCAACCCGGTGCGAAGACGATGAATCCGGATCCCAAGAAGTCTAAAGAATTCTTTGCCGCCATCTAA